From Cygnus atratus isolate AKBS03 ecotype Queensland, Australia chromosome 1, CAtr_DNAZoo_HiC_assembly, whole genome shotgun sequence, the proteins below share one genomic window:
- the TSPAN33 gene encoding tetraspanin-33, translating to MAARAPAAAPAVSPALRSALFVLNLLGWVVSLGLVAVGLYARLLKQAEAAVACLALDPALLLLLLGVLVFLVTFCGCVGALRENICLLQAFSVCLTVIFLLQLAAGALGFVFSDGARGRVSEVINAAIVHYRDDPDLQNLIDFGQKEFRCCGGVSYRDWSRNVYFNCSAANPSRERCSVPFSCCLHDPGKGVINTMCGQGAQARSYAEASASIHPSGCIAELAGWLHRNLVLLGGIALALALPQLVGIVLARVLLRQVKDQVQRHHRAEPWR from the exons ATGGCCGCCcgagcccccgccgccgcccccgccgtgAGCCCTGCGCTGCGCTCCGCGCTCTTCGTGCTCAACCTCCTCGGCTGG GTGGTCTcgctggggctggtggccgTGGGGCTCTACGCGCGGCTGCTGAAGCAGGCGGAGGCGGCGGTGGCGTGCCTGGCCCTCGACcccgcgctgctgctgctgctgctcggcgTCCTCGTCTTCCTCGTCACCTTCTGCGGCTGCGTCGGCGCCCTGCGGGagaacatctgcctgctgcaggcg TTCTCCGTCTGCCTGACTGtcatcttcctcctgcagctggcagccgGCGCGCTGGGCTTCGTCTTCTCTGACGGG GCGCGCGGGAGGGTGAGCGAGGTGATCAACGCAGCCATCGTGCACTACCGGGACGACCCCGACCTGCAGAACCTCATCGACTTCGGGCAGAAGGAG TTCCGCTGCTGCGGCGGCGTCTCCTACAGGGACTGGTCCCGGAACGTCTACTTCAACTGCTCCGCCGCCAACCCCAGCCGCGAGCGCTGCTCCGTgcccttctcctgctgcctgcacgaCCCCGGCAAG GGCGTCATCAACACCATGTGCGGGCAGGGCGCGCAGGCCAGGAGCTACGCGGAGGCCAGCGCCTCCATCCACCCGTCGGGCTGCATCGCCGAGCTGGCCGGCTGGCTGCACCGCaacctggtgctgctggggggcatCGCCCTGGCGCTGGCCCTCCCCCAG CTGGTGGGCATCGTGCTGGCCCGGGTGCTCCTCAGGCAGGTGAAGGACCAGGTCCAGCGGCACCACCGCGCCGAGCCCTGGCGCTGA